In Drosophila simulans strain w501 chromosome 3R, Prin_Dsim_3.1, whole genome shotgun sequence, a single window of DNA contains:
- the LOC6729615 gene encoding carboxypeptidase N subunit 2, translating into MAVLWWLLSLQVVLILPPSYHLATPSSGSGQLRRLWLQDHCSAGICTNVVIGRSDYVILSQAPIGGTTMLTFLNSTISKIPHLLFDTFPDLQVLRMENCSLETFEKPQFEGASNLMSLFLGHNRLKDIPKNIFLGADNLATLHLQGNQLKQLGNHSFHALKEVKELSLAENQLEQISLGVFSGMRKLMDLNLSGNRLEALPRGVFDRNLNLTKLNLARNRFTAFESELLKLQPVFTQLDISGNIFQELTLNFTVLDVAIAHSCDLRRLTVYGVIHELDLHNNSLREMPHIPLAANVSSLDLSHNPFGNLQGNPLRRFTSLLRLNLSATGAHELPEGLFKKQSHLQMLDISGNSIYSLKITIFDSLKALQYFYFQQNNWNCDFLQLLMSSFVKRKDISFMEDITAPELVDDYVDGIACWYESDKQSKKCESGGSDAAMELSVVRNEIKTFTELVEKKFVKVYRMLEELKMKL; encoded by the coding sequence ATGGCGGTACTCTGGTGGTTGCTCTCGCTGCAGGTGGTGCTGATCTTACCGCCCAGCTACCACCTGGCCACGCCCTCCTCCGGGAGCGGTCAGTTGCGTCGTCTTTGGCTGCAGGATCATTGCAGTGCGGGAATTTGCACGAATGTCGTGATAGGTCGCAGTGATTACGTGATCCTATCGCAGGCCCCCATTGGGGGCACCACCATGCTCACCTTTCTGAACTCGACCATTTCCAAGATACCGCATTTGTTGTTCGACACCTTTCCGGATCTGCAGGTTCTGCGCATGGAGAACTGTTCGCTGGAAACTTTCGAGAAACCGCAGTTCGAAGGTGCCAGCAATCTGATGAGCTTGTTCCTGGGACACAATCGCCTGAAGGATATACCTAAGAATATATTCTTGGGCGCAGACAATCTGGCCACATTGCATCTGCAAGGAAATCAGTTGAAGCAGCTGGGAAATCATAGTTTCCATGCCTTGAAAGAAGTGAAGGAACTTTCGCTGGCGGAAAATCAACTGGAGCAAATTTCTCTTGGAGTTTTTAGCGGCATGAGGAAACTAATGGACCTAAATCTGTCTGGCAATCGATTGGAAGCCCTACCAAGAGGCGTCTTCGATCGGAATTTAAACCTTACCAAACTAAATCTGGCCAGAAACCGGTTCACCGCCTTCGAATCGGAACTGTTGAAGCTGCAGCCGGTATTCACTCAGTTGGATATTTCTGGAAATATCTTCCAGGAGTTAACACTCAACTTTACCGTACTGGATGTGGCTATAGCTCATAGTTGCGATTTGAGGAGGTTGACCGTTTACGGAGTAATCCATGAACTTGATTTGCACAACAACTCGCTGAGGGAAATGCCACACATTCCACTGGCTGCCAATGTGAGCAGTCTGGATTTGTCGCACAATCCATTTGGAAACCTACAGGGTAATCCGTTGCGTAGATTCACTTCGCTGTTGCGATTGAATCTTTCTGCCACCGGTGCCCACGAGCTGCCAGAGGGATTGTTCAAGAAACAGAGCCATCTGCAAATGCTGGATATATCAGGAAACTCCATATACTCGTTGAAGATCACAATCTTCGACAGTTTGAAGGCGCTGCAGTATTTCTACTTTCAACAGAACAATTGGAACTGCGATTTCCTGCAACTTCTAATGAGTTCGTTTGTGAAACGCAAGGACATTTCCTTCATGGAGGATATAACAGCACCCGAATTGGTGGACGATTATGTGGATGGCATTGCCTGTTGGTATGAGAGCGACAAGCAGTCCAAGAAGTGTGAGTCTGGTGGCTCGGATGCTGCCATGGAACTCTCGGTGGTGCGAAATGAGATCAAGACATTCACCGAGTTGGTGGAGAAGAAGTTCGTCAAGGTCTATCGCATGTTGGAGGAGCTAAAGATGAAGCTATAG
- the LOC6729616 gene encoding collagen alpha-1(V) chain, with protein sequence MNRRVQILVILGLVFGSQARIPNLRRVVGSGRSSLDIDVEEPSGPQILIYSPGDAMARSDDQEPTFHEPQIREEVADTEPDKDSRKVPDYLYSNAIPMVNDQNVKYVVPQVAAFPVAYGPQLISNKNAISSNQGNGLSYVVVPRVQLGFNVQGQSGFNWPGLNLLPSNLAGESTATEKEELHPPTAYIPIPVPGPPGPPGPPGPPGQRGPAGPPGPRGPRGPAGESGVISAQKPQSIWYTQAGSSNNNFNSKPQYNQPFSGGYQS encoded by the exons ATGAATCGCAGAGTGCAAATATTGG TGATTTTGGGCCTGGTTTTTGGCAGTCAAGCGCGTATTCCCAACCTGCGGCGAGTTGTTGGATCTGGCCGTAGTAGCTTGGATATAGATGTCGAGGAACCGAGTGGTCCACAAATTCTCATCTATTCCCCCGGCGATGCCATGGCACGATCCGATGACCAGGAGCCCACCTTCCATGAACCACAAATCAGGGAGGAAGTGGCGGACACCGAACCGGATAAGGACAGTCGCAAAGTTCCCGATTACCTCTACTCGAATGCCATACCCATGGTTAATGATCAGAATGTGAAGTATGTGGTTCCACAAGTGGCCGCTTTTCCCGTGGCCTATGGCCCTCAATTAATATCCAACAAGAATGCCATTAGCTCGAATCAAGGAAATGGCCTTTCCTATGTCGTGGTGCCCCGCGTCCAATTGGGTTTCAATGTTCAAGGACAATCGGGTTTCAATTGGCCTGGTCTGAATTTGCTGCCATCGAATCTGGCCGGTGAATCCACCGCGACTGAGAAGGAGGAGCTTCATCCACCCACTGCCTACATTCCCATTCCTGTGCCCGGACCTCCTGGCCCGCCGGGCCCACCAGGTCCACCAGGGCAGCGGGGACCTGCAGGACCACCAGGTCCACGGGGTCCCCGAGGTCCTGCCGGCGAGTCTGGCGTTATTTCAGCTCAAAAACCTCAGAGCATTTGGTACACCCAAGCGGGTAGCAGCAATAATAACTTTAATAGCAAGCCCCAGTACAACCAGCCATTTTCCGGTGGTTATCAAAGCTAA
- the LOC6729614 gene encoding NADH-quinone oxidoreductase subunit D produces the protein MSGGTQGIRKLADKLFTPNEIRRFQAYKNRLSEKFLTVEGLKSTFKRPDFGKLFNRRVFSSNKEDCPEEPKVKECDPSWDELYPPGPPYEPYDTHYWYPDPEFMNKHPYIVRYPEGDEWKKRPNFKGKQIPPVDRTFRTKLINFGPAHPAAHGVLRMILELDNETVLNADPHIGLLHRGTEKLIEYKTYTQALPYFDRLDYVSCMANELAYCLAVEKLLNVEVPRRAKYIRTMFSEIMRLTNHTMAIGSSVLDCGAITPLFWLFEEREKLYEFSERASGARLHAAYIRPGGVASDIPLGFLHDLYQFINLFNERLDEVEDVVTDNRIWRMRNIGIGVISAHDALNYGCTGPVLRATGVKWDLRKQQPYDAYDEIDFDVVVGSNGDCYDRYLVRMREMRESVNIIKQCIDSMPPGEIKVDDLKICPPQRSKMKEGMEDLIHHFKHFSQGFRVPPGQTYCAVESPKGEFGAFLISDGSSRPYRCKIRPASYAHLALMAKMAPAHLLADVVAIIGSLDIVFGEIDR, from the exons ATGTCTGGCGGAACGCAAGGGATTCGCAAGCTGGCCGACAAGCTCTTCACACCCAACGAAATTAGACGTTTCCAGGCGTACAAGAACCGGCTCAGTGAGAAGTTTTTGACCGTGGAGGGCTTAAAGTCCACCTTCAAGAGACCGGATTTCGGAAAACTATTTAACCGTCGCGTGTTTTCATCGAACAAGGAAG ATTGCCCCGAAGAGCCAAAAGTTAAGGAATGTGACCCCAGCTGGGATGAGCTGTATCCTCCAGGGCCGCCATACGAGCCCTATGACACACACTACTGGTATCCAGATCCCGAGTTCATGAATAAACATCCGTATATTGTAAGGTATCCCGAGGGTGACGAGTGGAAAAAGCGTCCCAATTTCAAGGGAAAACAGATTCCACCCGTCGATCGTACTTTTCGCACCAAGCTCATAAACTTTGGACCCGCCCATCCGGCGGCACACGGAGTACTCCGTATGATCCTCGAGCTGGACAACGAAACGGTGCTGAATGCCGATCCGCACATTGGACTACTGCATCGCGGAACCGAGAAACTGATCGAGTACAAGACGTACACTCAAGCTCTGCCCTATTTCGATCGCCTGGACTATGTATCCTGCATGGCCAATGAGTTGGCCTACTGCCTGGCGGTGGAGAAGTTGCTGAATGTTGAGGTTCCACGCCGGGCCAAGTACATACGCACCATGTTTTCGGAGATAATGAGGCTCACGAATCACACGATGGCCATTGGTTCGTCGGTACTGGACTGTGGAGCTATAACTCCACTCTTTTGGTTGTTCGAGGAACGTGAGAAGTTGTATGAGTTTTCGGAACGCGCTTCGGGAGCTCGTCTGCATGCCGCCTACATTCGaccggggggcgtggccagtgaTATACCTCTAGGGTTTCTCCACGATCTTTATCAGTTTATCAATCTATTCAACGAACGATTGGATGAGGTGGAGGACGTCGTGACCGATAATCGCAtctggcgtatgcgtaatattggCATTGGCGTCATATCCGCACACGATGCCTTGAATTATGGATGCACTGGACCCGTCCTGAGGGCCACCGGCGTAAAGTGGGATCTGCGCAAGCAACAGCCATACGATGCCTATGATGAGATTGATTTTGACGTGGTTGTGGGATCGAATGGGGACTGCTACGATCGCTACTTGGTGCGCATGCGTGAAATGCGCGAGTCGGTGAATATCATCAAGCAGTGCATCGACTCCATGCCACCGGGTGAGATCAAGGTGGATGATCTGAAGATCTGCCCTCCACAGCGAAGCAAGATGAAGGAGGGCATGGAGGATCTGATCCATCATTTCAAGCACTTCTCGCAAGGATTCCGTGTGCCTCCGGGACAAACGTACTGTGCCGTTGAATCGCCCAAGGGGGAATTCGGAGCATTTCTCATCTCCGATGGTTCCTCGCGTCCCTATCGCTGCAAGATTCGTCCAGCTTCCTATGCTCATCTAGCCCtcatggccaaaatggcacCCGCACACCTTCTGGCCGATGTTGTGGCCATTATTGGATCGCTGGACATCGTTTTTGGCGAAATCGACCGTTAG